In a single window of the Trichoderma breve strain T069 chromosome 6, whole genome shotgun sequence genome:
- a CDS encoding glycosyl transferases group 1 domain-containing protein produces MASTSLVGSGQYPDHDLSEFPAPLKGKRILLCTESFGPVNGVSRTTLMLVNHLRDHGVQVAVVAPHNHTNHNTFSPPPSPSLSPADKQPEVRVTGYPLPFNPELSIVYPVRNSTLYSRTFGNDAPPDLIYLASPASLGFQVMLQLRQQPKEKQIPIICNFQTDLAGYCSILFPAPLSHAAVFAFDAVQSYLFRHSSIKTIFYPSRFVRRYLEGQKVQASKLEVLTRGVNTTMFNPSRRSEALRKEIAPNGEIIFVTVSRIAGEKGFDFLAKAAKELDARGLSFKMVIVGGNRNPDVEKEVQELFDPLREKGTVTFAGFKVGEDLATYYASGDVFLHCSVTETFGLVVLESMASGVPVVARDEGGPSDIIAHEQTGYLVPPDDLDGFVAKAVKLAEDHQLRFTMAKDARAAACECTWEKINNKVAWRMADTIAQRELEKGKAPQPTPAVTTTAQQLVPVYGWLMMNNAVRETVTRSVVDARLVGGLGVILSFWVITGAYVVFTEGLLWAKGRFRKATPTK; encoded by the coding sequence ATGGCGTCAACATCGCTGGTTGGATCGGGGCAGTATCCCGATCATGATCTGTCCGAGTTCCCGGCCCCCCTCAAGGGCAAGCGAATTCTGCTGTGCACAGAATCATTTGGCCCGGTCAACGGTGTGAGCCGGACAACTCTCATGCTGGTCAATCACTTGCGCGATCATGGTGTCCAGGTCGCCGTTGTCGCTCCTCATAACCACACCAACCACAACACCTTTTCACCACCTCCGTCTCCTAGCCTCTCTCCTGCGGACAAGCAGCCCGAGGTCCGTGTTACTGGTTATCCTTTGCCCTTTAACCCTGAGCTCTCCATCGTATATCCTGTTCGCAACTCAACGCTCTACTCTCGCACCTTTGGCAATGATGCGCCACCCGATCTCATCTACCTCGCATCCCCGGCTAGTCTGGGTTTTCAAGTCATGCTGCAGCTGAGGCAGCagcccaaggagaagcaaattCCCATTATTTGCAACTTCCAGACGGATTTGGCCGGCTACTgttccatcctcttcccgGCGCCCCTCAGTCACGCGGCAgtctttgcctttgacgCTGTGCAAAGCTACCTTTTCAGGCACTCGTCCATCAAGACCATCTTTTACCCCTCCAGATTCGTCAGACGTTATTTGGAAGGCCAGAAAGTCCAGGCCAGCAAACTCGAGGTCTTGACCAGAGGAGTCAACACCACCATGTTCAACCCAAGCCGTAGGAGCGAGGCCCTGCGAAAGGAGATTGCGCCAAACGGAGAAatcatcttcgtcaccgTTTCTCGAATTGCCGGTGAAAAGGGCTTCGATTTCCTCGCCAAGGCTGCTAAGGAACTGGATGCTAGGGGGCTGTCGTTCAAAATGGTCATTGTTGGAGGAAACCGAAACCCCGACGTCGAAAAGGAAGTTCAAGAACTATTTGACCCCCTCAGAGAAAAGGGTACCGTCACTTTCGCCGGCTTCAAGGTTGGAGAGGATCTCGCTACTTACTATGCCAGTGGCGATGTTTTCTTGCACTGCTCCGTCACGGAAACCTTTGGCCTGGTTGTACTAGAGTCCATGGCCAGCGGTGTTCCTGTAGTGGCTCGTGATGAAGGTGGCCCATCAGACATTATCGCCCACGAGCAGACGGGCTACCTAGTTCCTCCCGACGACTTGGACGGATTCGTTGCCAAGGCTGTTAAGCTTGCTGAAGACCACCAGCTAAGATTCACGATGGCCAAGGACGCTCGCGCTGCTGCATGTGAATGCACATGGGAAAAGATCAACAACAAGGTCGCCTGGCGCATGGCCGATACCATTGCTCAGCGCGAGCtggagaaaggaaaggcgCCTCAGCCAACCCCCGCGGTGACAACTACGGCTCAACAGCTGGTGCCTGTTTACGGCTGGCTCATGATGAATAATGCTGTCCGAGAAACAGTCACTCGTAGCGTTGTCGATGCTCGGCTAGTGGGTGGCTTGGGAGTCATTCTCAGCTTCTGGGTCATTACTGGCGCATATGTGGTATTTACCGAAGGTCTTTTATGGGCCAAAGGCCGATTCCGCAAGGCCACGCCGACTAAATGA
- a CDS encoding major facilitator superfamily domain-containing protein encodes MGSPSDDGKTAPTRDAVETQSISTGSDEDVIPKGALDPVYEAKAKVLNHAIQDIGMGWYQWQLFFVVGFGWASDNLWPIVTSLIFTPINNEFSPNRPPLLTLAQNIGLLAGAVFWGFGCDIFGRKIAFNFTLGLTALWGMVAAGAPNFAAIGIFDCFWSFGVGGNLPVDSAIFLEFLPATHQYLLTILSVDWAIAQVVANLIAWPLLGNLTCAQDEKPCLKHNNMGWRYFLITMGGITLLMFLARFLLFSLYESPKYLMGKGLDEEAVRVVHEVAKRNGKTSSLTIEDLKACEPEGYVFQADISTAVKRTLVQKIDTTHVKALFSTFKLGLSTSLIAAIWALIGLGFPLYNAFLPFIQANKGVDFGDGSTYLTYRNSLIIAVLGVPGALIGGLLVELPRIGRKGTLALSAALTGVFLYCSTTAKSSESLLGWNCAYNFCSNVMYAVLYGYTPEIFPTPQRGTGNAIAATANRIFGIMAPIIAMFANLETSAPVYTSGALFIAAGVLTLFLPFESRGKAAL; translated from the exons ATGGGTTCCCCGTCAGACGACGGCAAGACGGCGCCGACCCGAGATGCCGTCGAGACTCAGAGCATTTCCACTggcagtgatgaagatgtcatTCCCAAGGGTGCCCTCGATCCTGTATACGAGGCAAAGGCCAAAGTGCTGAACCACGCT ATTCAAGACATTGGCATGGGATGGTATCAAtggcagctcttcttcgtcgtcggctttGGCTGGGCTTCTGATAACCTTTGGCCGATTGTCACatccctcatcttcacacCCATCAACAATGAGTTTTCCCCCAACCGCCCGCCGCTCCTGACTCTGGCCCAAAACATTGGTCTCTTGGCCGGTGCTGTCTTCTGGGGCTTCGGATGCGACATCTTCGGTCGGAAAATCGCCTTCAACTTCACCCTCGGCTTGACTGCGCTCTGGGGAAtggtggctgctggtgctcCCAACTTTGCAgccattggcatctttgACTGTTTCTGGTcctttggtgttggtggcaaTCTGCCCGTCGACTCGGCCATCTTTCTCGAATTTTTGCCCGCGACTCACCAATACCTGTTGACTATTTTGTCTGTGGACTGGGCAATTGCTCAAGTCGTTGCCAACTTGAttgcttggcctcttctggGTAACTTAACTTGCGCTCAGGATGAGAAGCCATGTCTCAAGCACAACAACATGGGCTGGCGATACTTTCTCATTACCATGGGTGGAATCACGCTTCTCATGTTCTTGGCTCgattcttgctcttctccctttACGAGTCGCCCAAGTACCTCATGGGCAAGGGcctggatgaagaggccgtCCGAGTAGTTCACGAGGTTGCCAAGCGCAACGGTAAGACGAGCTCGCTCACAATCGAAGACCTCAAGGCTTGCGAACCCGAAGGCTATGTTTTCCAGGCAGATATTTCTACTGCTGTCAAGAGAACCCTGGTTCAAAAGATCGATACTACGCATGTTAAAGCCTTGTTCTCAACCTTCAAGCTCGGCTTGTCGACCAGCCTCATCGCTGCTATTTGGGCTCTCATTGGTCTCGGTTTCCCTCTTTACAACGCCTTTCTGCCATTCATTCAGGCCAACAAGGGTGTCGATTTTGGTGATGGAAGCACATATCTCACTTACCGCAACAGTTTGATCATTGCCGTGCTTGGTGTTCCCGGAGCTTTGATCGGAGGTCTGCTTGTCGAGCTCCCTCGGATTGGCCGCAAGGGAACGCTCGCTCTTTCTGCCGCTCTTACCGGTGTCTTCTTGTACTGCTCCACGACTGCCAAGAGCAGTGAATCGCTTCTTGGATGGAACTGTGCCTACAACTTCTGCAGCAACGTCATGTATGCCGTGCTCTATGGCTACACCCCTGAGATCTTCCCTACGCCCCAGCGCGGTACTGgcaatgccattgctgctactgctaaCCGAATTTTCGGTATCATGGCT CCTATCATCGCCATGTTTGCCAACCTCGAGACATCCGCGCCCGTTTATACCAGTGGCGCCTTGTTTATCGCTGCCGGTGTTCTTACACTTTTCCTACCATTCGAATCACGCGGAAAGGCAGCACTGTAA
- a CDS encoding hpcH/HpaI aldolase/citrate lyase family domain-containing protein: MAAVMANTFLKQTAAGRLCKAFGIRLVTNPQIVQLARNAGFDCLFIDLEHSTLSIDDSSRLCIAGLNTGITPFVRVPHQCGNGFVQRVQDGGAMGIIFPHIHDKGKISNLGILLKNQRFRRFTWKNAIKISLYHELTIPIGDAQAAVSITKYPPQGKRSMTGQLPLFSLQPTPIPVVVDKTNSEGSTVILMIETVESIKNIDEIAGTEGVDLLLIGANDLSIELGVPGQFDSQAFRGALETVSGACKRHNRVMGLAGIYDNSAFQQWAVDVLGVRFILGQQDSGILARHAKGCLESLQALDPK, from the exons ATGGCTGCGGTGATGGCAAATACATTCTTGAAGCaaactgctgctggccggcTGTGCAAG GCATTCGGCATTCGGCTGGTAACCAACCCGCAAATTGTCCAACTTGCGCGAAATGCTGGCTTTGACTGTCTCTTTATCGACCTAGAGCACTCTACCCTCTCCATTGATGATTCGAGCAGGCTTTGCATCGCCGGGCTGAACACCGGCATTACTCCATTTGTGAGAGTGCCCCATCAGTGCGGTAATGGCTTTGTACAGCGTGTACAAGATGGGGGAGCAATGGGCATAATCTTTCCTCATATCCATGATAAAGGTAAAATTTCCAACCTAGGCATTCTACTAAAGAACCAGAGGTTCCGGCGTTTCACATGGAAGAATGCTATTAAAATTTCTTTATACCATGAACTGACTATTCCAATAGGAGATGCTCAAGCCGCAGTTTCAATAACCAAATATCCTCCCCAGGGTAAGAGGTCCATGACGGGACAGCTACCATTATTTTCCCTACAGCCGACACCGATCCCCGTTGTGGTTGATAAAACCAATTCGGAGGGTTCCACTGTCATTCTCATGATAGAAACTGTTGAGAGTATCAAAAATATTGATGAAATCGCGGGAACTGAGGGGGTCGATTTGTTACTGATAGGAGCCAATGACCTGTCGATTGAGTTGGGTGTCCCAGGTCAATTTGATAGCCAAGCTTTTAGAGGGGCGTTGGAGACAGTGAGCGGTGCATGTAAAAGACACAACAGAGTCATGGGTTTAGCCGGTATTTACGACAACTCTGCTTTTCAGCAGTGGGCAGTGGATGTGCTGGGAGTGCGATTCATTCTGGGACAGCAAGACTCAGGAATTCTTGCTAGGCATGCCAAAGGATGCTTGGAATCTCTGCAAGCTCTAGACCCAAAATAG
- a CDS encoding fungal chitosanase of glycosyl hydrolase group 75 domain-containing protein encodes MASFKTAVLASLAGAAAARSVPANVQSLYNSIVSQGSCRSPLATGFYSSDGDGGTTSYCGDHLADYGIVYLQGTNGRLANMDIDCDGIQGGPADDGRCGDSGDTQDVTAFSDTVRGYGTGQRDLDANAHPYVVFGNEGSGNWDTWDPQSVGVEPLSVMAVVCNNQLIYGVWGDTNGDDGDFPVVGEASISLATACFGESINGNNGHDQTDVLYIAFTGSSAVPGARGASWNAQDYNDFENSISALGDSLVARIGTTGGGDPGNGGGGDPGNGGSGGDCSWEGHCAGASCGSDDDCSDDLTCSNGFCGGSPPSGGNGGGNGGGSSGDCSWEGHCAGASCGSDDDCSDDLTCSNGFCGGSSGGNSGGGGSNNCSWAGHCAGASCGSDDDCSDDLFCSNGRCTN; translated from the exons ATGGCTTCCTTCAAGACTGCTGTCCTCGCTTCCCTTGCcggtgccgctgctgcccgcTCGGTGCCCGCCAACGTCCAGAGCCTCTACAACTCCATCGTTTCCCAGGGCTCTTGCAGAAGCCCTCTCGCCACCGGCTTTTACAGCtcggatggtgatggtggta CCACTAGCTACTGTGGTGACCATCTTGCCGATTATGGTATCGTCTACCTTCAGGGCACCAACGGCAGACTTGCCAACATGGACATCGACTGTGATGGTATCCAGGGCGGCCCTGCTGATGATGGCCGCTGCGGCGACTCTGGTGATACCCAAGATGTCACCGCCTTCTCTGATACCGTCCGAGGCTATGGCACCGGCCAGAGGGATCTTGACGCCAATGCCCACCCCTATGTCGTTTTTGGTAACGAGGGTAGCGGAAACTGGGACACTTGGGATCCTCAATCCGTTGGCGTTGAGCCCCTCTCCGTCATGGCTGTTGTCTGCAACAACCAGCTG ATCTACGGTGTTTGGGGTGATACCAACGGTGACGACGGCGACTTCCCTGTCGTTGGCGAggcctccatctctcttgcTACCGCCTGTTTTGGCGAAAGCATAAACGGTAACAACGGCCACGACCAGACTGATGTTCTCTACATCGCCTTCACCGGCTCCAGCGCCGTCCCCGGTGCCAGAGGTGCTTCGTGGAACGCCCAGGACTACAACGACTTCGAGAACAGCATCAGCGCCCTCGGTGACAGCCTCGTTGCTCGTATCGGCACCACTGGTGGTGGCGACCCtggcaacggcggcggcggtgatCCAGGCAACGGTGGTTCCGGTGGTGATTGTTCATGGGAGGGTCACTGCGCTGGCGCATCTTGCGGAagtgatgatgactgctCTGATGACTTGACTTGCAGCAACGGATTCTGCGGCGGCAGCCCTCCTAGTGGCGGCAACGGTGGTGGtaatggcggcggcagttCCGGTGATTGTTCATGGGAGGGCCACTGTGCTGGTGCCTCTTGCGGTAGCGACGACGACTGCTCTGACGATCTTACTTGCTCCAATGGCTTCTGCGGTGGTAGCTCTGGTGGTaacagcggcggcggcggcagtaaCAACTGCTCTTGGGCCGGTCACTGCGCTGGCGCGTCTTgtggcagtgatgatgattgctCTGACGACCTCTTCTGCTCCAACGGCCGATGCACAAATTAA
- a CDS encoding polysaccharide lyase family 8, super-sandwich domain-containing protein: MKLNSLVGLVAATAGVAQAASSDDSLALFAKRRTADLSQFPDPTWFAKIDTWLSSQKADGTWSDVNYASGCPAQRANWPIQEHWNRLITFGAAWSGVNPAVSSTWAKDPKLLTAVQKGLDYWFSNDYTPADCMGDGGNASKGCPCDTPGLWNTNWYDQAILIPQLCSTACLLVKDANLTETQRAGCERIPNRAYALRDGTYGTGGRMTGANMVLVMQNSVTLALFTDNSTILSDAMTRAMSVMTFVDTPGDDGIHRDGTFLQHDGLLYNGNYGKDLLNAFIQLEGEAIGTSFAADDSTREAMSTYIKGDEWMIYTDSDTKTEHWDFNAIGRFVSFPTVDLQASADINFNVSKLANAVADFTGSYAVNDTIRRLLSNGTEKLTGNKGFWASDYMVHRRPGFVLTNKMISTRSSNSESVNGANPYAYHMGQGTLYSYVKGNEYKDIMAQWDWNLVPGTTTLLNQPKLQATQVKYDGLKDFVGVVSDGKFGAAVEDYLDPLTQNLSYRKSWFFVDEGVIVITTDIKKNSTAGNTPVITVLDNRAAEPTKPLLKNGPLSKLGDQHSTSDTLYYANNGFLAYDSPFELTISLGKRSGNWSEISTSTQGVKTADIFSAYTTIKGSQFTYGYFPGISSKKLNKELEKPTWNPITKKGISGIYGKDRASLAFWPGGDKSVALDLKALGWAKSGTLTFTSDQPAVYLISAQCKDKKSMRLVVTLADPTQKLAVASYSIKISGQGHKVREMGKKSEGLERRGDGGIGFGVRLPTGGLAGSSVSREVILELD, translated from the exons ATGAAGCTCAATTCTTTGGTGGGCTTGGTCGCTGCGACAGCTGGTGTTGCGCAAGCCGCTTCCTCGGACGATTCACTCGCGCTCTTTGCTAAGAGGAGGACGGCGGATCTGTCCCAATTCCCTGACCCGACATGGTTTGCCAAAATTGATACGTGGCTGTCTTCCCAAAAGGCGGATGGCACTTGGTCGGATGTAAACTATGCATCAGGATGTCCTGCGC AACGTGCCAATTGGCCGATTCAGGAGCATTGGAATAGGCTGATTACTTTTGGTGCTGCGTGGAGTGGTGTGAATCCTGCCGTGTCAAGTACCTGGGCCAAGGATCCCAAGCTTCTGACGGCGGTTCAGAAAGGTCTGGATTATTGGTTTAGCAATGACTATACCCCGGCTGACTGcatgggagatggaggaaacGC ATCAAAGGGATGTCCTTGCGATACGCCGGGTCTGTGGAACACT AATTGGTATGATCAGGCCATTCTGATTCCTCAGCTGTGCTCGACGGCGTGTCTTCTCGTCAAAGATGCAAATCTCACAGAGACTCAGCGAGCTGGCTGTGAGCGCATCCCGAACCGAGCGTACGCTCTCCGAGATGGCACTTACGGTACCGGAGGCCGCATGACTGGAGCCAAC ATGGTCTTGGTTATGCAAAACTCAGTCACTTTGGCCCTTTTCACGGATAACAGCACAATTTTGTCGGATGCCATGACTAGAGCCATGTCTGTAATGACT TTTGTTGATACccctggagatgatggcatccacCGAGATGGCACGTTCCTTCAGCACGACGGTCTCTTGTACAACGGCAACTATGGAAAAGATTTG TTGAATGCTTTCATTCAGCTCGAAGGCGAGGCCATTGGTACTTCATTCGCTGCAGACGATAGTACCCGAGAGGCCATGTCCACTTATATCAAAGGCGACGAGTGGATGATTTACACAGACTCCGACACCAAGACCGAGCACTGGGACTTT AATGCCATCGGCCGCTTTGTTTCTTTCCCTACTGTTGACTTGCAGGCCAGCGCAGATATCAACTTCAACGTCTCCAAGCTTGCTAATGCGGTGGCTGATTTTACCGGATCGTATGCCGTCAACGACACAATTCGCAGACTTCTCTCCAATGGAACCGAGAAGCTCACGGGCAACAAGGGCTTCTGGGCAAGCGACTACATGGTTCACCGCCGACCCGGCTTCGTCCTTACAAACAAGATGATTTCAACTAGGTCATCCAACTCTGAGAGTGTGAATGGGGCCAATCCATATGCCTACCACATGGGCCAGGGCACTCTGTACTCTTACGTCAAGGGTAATGAGTACAAAGACATTATGGCACAGTGGGACTGGAATCTTGTGCCCGGAACGACTACCCTACTCAACCAGCCCAAGCTCCAGGCCACTCAGGTGAAATACGATGGTCTTAAAGACTTTGTCGGAGTCGTGAGCGACGGCAAGTTTGGCGCTGCTGTTGAGGACTATCTCGATCCCTTGACTCAGAATCTATCTTACCGCAAGTCTTGGTTCTTTGTCGATGAAGGTGTCATTGTTATCACCACCGACATTAAGAAGAATTCCACTGCTGGAAACACTCCCGTCATAACCGTGCTTGACAACCGCGCAGCAGAACCAACAAAGCCATTGCTCAAGAATGGCCCCCTCTCTAAGCTCGGTGATCAACACTCCACCTCAGATACTCTGTACTACGCAAACAATGGCTTTCTCGCCTACGACTCCCCCTTCGAGCTCACCATCTCTTTGGGCAAGCGAAGCGGAAACTGGTCCGAGATTTCGACCTCGACTCAGGGCGTCAAGACGGCCGACATCTTCTCTGCTTATACTACAATTAAGGGCAGCCAGTTCACATACGGTTACTTCCCAGGCATTTCATCCAAGAAACTCAACAAGGAACTTGAGAAGCCCACCTGGAACCCCATCACCAAGAAGGGCATCTCGGGCATCTACGGCAAAGACAGGGCGAGTCTGGCGTTTTGGCCCGGCGGCGACAAGTCTGTTGCGCTCGACTTGAAGGCTCTCGGATGGGCCAAGTCCGGCACGCTGACTTTTACGTCTGATCAGCCGGCGGTGTATCTCATCAGTGCGCAGtgcaaggacaagaagagcaTGCGTCTGGTTGTGACCTTGGCGGATCCCACTCAGAAGCTCGCTGTGGCTTCGTACTCGATTAAGATCTCGGGACAGGGCCACAAGGTTAGGGAGATGGGAAAGAAGAGCGAGGGGCTTGAGAGGAGAGGTGATGGTGGCATTGGGTTTGGTGTGAGACTGCCTACCGGAGGACTTGCCGGATCCTCTGTTAGCCGCGAAGTTATCTTGGAGTTGGACTAG
- a CDS encoding NAD(P)H-binding domain-containing protein → MKVLVFGATGNAGKEIVNHCFADERITKVVIFTRKAVPIDIESHPKAEVVMHQDFSQYPEDMMRRLEGAEVCLWAIGGRINQFNNDKELCRKVSVEFTLAAANAMLKYLADKVPTGKKFRFVFCSGKYSEWNQKRPLLFMADSRRIKGEVEKGLCDLADANADKFETWILRPSGFIEPNAPLSKRLVGNLYGAITTTQVGKTMVKVACEGWKDRIIENDALLKM, encoded by the exons ATGAAAGTTCTTGTTTTTGGAGCGACTGGCAATGCCGGCAAGGAAATCGTCAACCATTGCTTTGCCGATGAGCGCATCACCAAGGTTGTCATCTTCACGAGGAAAGCGGTCCCGATAGATATCGAAAGCCACCCCAAAGCCGAGGTCGTCATGCACCAAGATTTTTCACAATATCCTGAGGATATGATGCGCAGACTGGAGGGTGCCGAAGTGTGCTTATG GGCCATTGGAGGGAGAATCAACCAGTTCAACAACGACAAAGAATTGTGCCGCAAAGTGAGCGTAGAGTTCACACTAGCGGCGGCAAATGCGATGCTGAAATACCTGGCCGACAAAGTTCCCACGGGCAAGAAATTCCGATTTGTCTTTTGCAGCGGCAAATACTCGGAATGGAACCAGAAGAGGCCCCTTTTGTTCATGGCAGACTCTCGTCGCATCAAAGGAGAGGTTGAGAAAGGCTTGTGCGACCTTGCTGATGCAAACGCCGACAAGTTCGAGACATGGATCCTGCGACCTTCCGGCTTCATCGAACCCAATGCACCACTCTCCAAAAGGCTTGTCGGCAACCTCTACGGCGCCATCACAACCACTCAAGTTGGCAAAACCATGGTCAAGGTGGCTTGCGAAGGTTGGAAGGACAGGATTATTGAGAACGACGCGCTTCTCAAGATGTAA
- a CDS encoding acetamidase/Formamidase family domain-containing protein has product MPGKIRTAQTVSLDIPAAEQPGLHNRWHPDVPTIGSIEPGETVKIECVDWTGGQIGNNDSAEDVRTVDLTKIHYLTGPFEIKGAEPGDLLVVNITDVQPFEDSPWGFTGIFDRKNGGGFLDEHYPNAAKAIWDFDGIYCTSRHIPGVRFAGLIHPGILGCAPSHEVLAEWNRREADLISACVHSHPNKVVAQPPLAVNAHAGQATGDLKAKIAREGARTIPGRPEHGGNVDINNISRGSTTYLPVHVPGAKFSVGDLHFSQGDGEISFCGAIEIAGTITIKFDLIKNGVQSRAIKSPVFRPGDVAPNFGPGRYLTFEGFSVDENGKQHFLDATVAYRQACLRAIEYLKQFGYSGEQIYLLLSCAPIKGSIAGIVDVPNVCTTLGIPMDIFDFDISVEAVPKKRDLGSCPISSV; this is encoded by the exons ATGCCTGGCAAGATTCGAACCGCACAAACCGTCTCCCTTGACATTCCGGCTGCAGAGCAACCAGGATTGCATAATCGATGGCACCCCGATG TTCCTACAATTGGCAGCATCGAGCCTGGAGAAACTGTCAAAATCGAGTGTGTCGACTGGACCGGGGGCCAGATCGGGAATAACGACAGTGCTGAGGATGTACGCACCGTGGATCTGACCAAGATTCATTACTTGACTGGCCCATTCGAGATCAAAGGCGCCGAGCCAGGCGACCTCTTGGTTGTAAACATTACCGATGTCCAGCCATTTGAGGACTCTCCATGGGGTTTCACAGGCATATTTGACCGCAAAAATGGCGGCGGTTTTCTTGACGAGCACTACCCAAACGCTGCCAAGGCGATCTGGGACTTTGATGGCATATACTGCACCAGCAGACACATTCCCGGAGTGCGGTTCGCAGGCCTGATTCACCCCGGGATTCTTGGTTGTGCTCCGTCACACGAGGTTTTGGCCGAATGGAACCGCCGCGAAGCTGATCTCATCTCAGCATGCGTCCATAGCCATCCCAACAAAGTAGTTGCTCAGCCACCGCTTGCAGTGAATGCGCATGCCGGCCAAGCCACTGGAGATCTCAAAGCCAAGATTGCTCGTGAAGGAGCCAGGACCATTCCTGGACGGCCAGAGCACGGAGGAAACG TggacatcaacaacatctcaaGAGGATCGACGACATATCTCCCAGTTCACGTCCCAGGCGCGAAATTCTCAGTCGGCGACCTCCATTTCAGCCAAGGCGATGGAGAGATTAGCTTCTGCGGCGCGATTGAAATCGCAGGaaccatcaccatcaagtTCGACCTCATCAAGAACGGCGTCCAATCGCGAGCCATCAAGAGCCCCGTTTTCCGGCCCGGCGATGTAGCCCCTAATTTCGGCCCTGGCCGGTATCTGACGTTTGAAGGCTTCTCCGTCGACGAGAATGGCAAGCAGCACTTTCTGGATGCAACCGTAGCTTATCGACAGGCTTGTCTCCGCGCGATCGAGTATCTCAAGCAATTCG GATATTCTGGAGAGCAAATCTATCTTCTGTTATCGTGCGCCCCGATCAAAGGCTCAATCGCGGGCATTGTAGATGTTCCGAATGTCTGCACAACATTAGGGATTCCCATGGACATATTTGACTTTGACATTTCTGTTGAAGCCGTGCCGAAGAAGCGAGACCTTGGATCTTGCCCCATTTCAAGCGTGTAA